One segment of uncultured Desulfovibrio sp. DNA contains the following:
- a CDS encoding phosphoenolpyruvate hydrolase family protein, producing the protein MTRSEILARLRAKIQRHEPIIGGGAGTGISAKCEEAGGIDLIVIYNSGRYRMAGRGSLAGLLAYGNANDIVLDLAREVLPVVKNVPVLAGINGTDPFCNWDVFLKRLKDEGFAGVQNFPTVGLIDGVFRANLEETGMSYQLEVEAVARAHKMDMLTTPYVFSAEDAVNMTRAGADILVPHMGLTTAGTIGAQTAKTLDTCVDLINEWVDAARSVRDDVICLCHGGPIANPEDAAYILQRCTGIQGFYGASSMERLPTEIAIRDQVRRFVGIKMP; encoded by the coding sequence ATGACCCGTTCCGAAATTCTTGCCAGACTGCGTGCCAAGATTCAGCGTCATGAACCCATTATCGGCGGCGGAGCCGGGACAGGCATTTCCGCCAAGTGCGAGGAAGCCGGTGGCATTGACCTCATCGTCATCTACAATTCCGGCCGCTACCGCATGGCCGGGCGCGGATCGCTGGCCGGGCTGCTGGCCTATGGCAATGCCAATGACATTGTGCTGGACCTGGCTCGTGAAGTGCTGCCCGTGGTCAAAAACGTGCCCGTGCTGGCCGGCATCAACGGTACGGACCCCTTCTGCAACTGGGATGTCTTTTTGAAGCGCCTCAAGGACGAAGGCTTTGCCGGGGTGCAGAACTTTCCCACGGTGGGCCTGATTGACGGGGTGTTCCGCGCCAATCTGGAAGAAACGGGCATGAGCTATCAGCTTGAGGTGGAGGCCGTGGCCCGTGCTCACAAGATGGACATGCTGACCACGCCCTATGTCTTTTCGGCGGAAGATGCCGTGAACATGACCAGGGCCGGGGCAGATATTCTTGTGCCGCACATGGGACTGACCACGGCCGGAACCATTGGCGCCCAGACCGCCAAGACTCTGGACACCTGCGTTGACCTTATCAACGAGTGGGTGGATGCGGCCCGCAGCGTGCGGGATGATGTCATCTGCCTGTGTCATGGCGGTCCCATAGCCAATCCCGAGGACGCCGCCTATATTTTGCAGCGCTGCACGGGAATTCAGGGCTTCTACGGGGCCAGCAGCATGGAGCGCCTGCCCACGGAAATTGCCATCCGGGATCAGGTGCGCCGCTTTGTGGGCATCAAAATGCCCTAG
- the dapB gene encoding 4-hydroxy-tetrahydrodipicolinate reductase: MTTQLIIMGAGGRMGQTIARLAKEDPAYQLAALVDRPDCLDRLRGETCLVADSLDAVLPRCPGASIIDFTAPAVSLNTARTACRTGNPVVIGTTGLDDAQKAELAELARKTPLFWSSNMSVGVNVLLKILPELTRALGEKYDIEMMEVHHNRKKDAPSGTALSLGECLAEARGWKLSDVRCSARDGIIGERPKAQIGIQALRGGDVVGIHTVYFFGPGERIEVTHQAHSRDTFAQGALRAAAWMQGRTAGRLYGMQDIF; encoded by the coding sequence ATGACAACGCAGCTTATCATCATGGGCGCCGGGGGCCGCATGGGCCAGACCATTGCCCGCCTGGCCAAGGAAGACCCGGCCTATCAGCTGGCCGCTCTTGTCGACCGCCCCGACTGTCTGGACCGCCTGCGCGGCGAAACCTGCCTGGTGGCTGACAGCCTTGACGCCGTGCTGCCCCGGTGTCCCGGTGCCAGCATCATCGATTTTACCGCCCCTGCCGTCAGCCTGAACACGGCCCGCACCGCATGCCGCACGGGCAACCCCGTGGTCATCGGCACCACGGGGCTGGATGATGCCCAGAAGGCCGAACTGGCCGAACTGGCCAGGAAAACGCCCCTGTTCTGGTCCTCCAACATGAGCGTGGGCGTCAATGTGCTGCTGAAGATTCTGCCCGAACTCACCCGGGCGCTGGGCGAAAAGTATGATATCGAAATGATGGAAGTGCATCACAACCGCAAGAAGGATGCGCCCAGCGGGACGGCCCTGTCCCTGGGAGAATGCCTGGCTGAAGCCCGCGGCTGGAAGCTGTCCGATGTGCGCTGCTCCGCGCGGGACGGCATCATCGGCGAACGGCCCAAGGCCCAGATCGGCATTCAGGCCCTGCGGGGCGGCGATGTGGTGGGCATCCACACGGTCTATTTCTTCGGGCCTGGCGAACGTATCGAGGTTACCCATCAGGCACACTCGCGGGATACCTTTGCCCAGGGTGCGCTGCGGGCAGCGGCCTGGATGCAGGGCAGGACAGCAGGTCGCCTTTACGGGATGCAAGACATATTCTAG
- the ligA gene encoding NAD-dependent DNA ligase LigA: MNELVAQLERHNYLYHTLDAPEISDADYDALFRELQDLEAAHPELRSPHSPTLRIGGGLLPGLDKRAHSQRMYGLDNVFSSEEWQEFVERMRRALPEAPTAFWCDPKLDGLALEIIYEKGLMTEALTRGDGETGEVVTEAVRTIRNIPLHLMGKGTLPDRLEVRGEVVIFKQDFLALNQRRESLGQKVFANPRNAAAGTLRQLDTSVTRQVPLRFLAYSIGAVAWGAAPPCHHHSELMARLTDYGFSTPPGGKLCADPQAVEAYVETVRQGRAAFPMEIDGAVAKQDDLDAQEALGYTARAPRFAVAFKFPAVQVRTILRAIDIQVGRTGVLTPVAVLDPVAVGGVMVSRATLHNEDEIQAKDLRIGDTVLVQRAGDVIPEVVGPVRELRPADAVPFVFPHVCPACGETAHREAGEAAWRCDNLSCPAIRLRAISHFVSKAGLDIQGIGQKWIEQLVSSGRVTSPADLFTLTVPELLDYDRMGEVLAQKMVDAFQQARQTATLPRLISALGIRHVGEQTARQLARHFADMTALAQASTEQLIAIEDIGPEVAASIRAFFDSHANQALLQRFQALGLWPVSSAEQGTQGTDAAGSPLAGKTILFTGTLSMKRDEAARMAEACGATVLGGVSKKLDYLVAGEKAGSKLTKARELGIPVLDEAAFLDMLRGTSSPEDAARH; encoded by the coding sequence ATGAACGAGCTTGTGGCCCAGCTGGAACGGCACAACTACCTCTACCACACGCTGGATGCCCCGGAAATCAGCGATGCGGACTACGATGCCCTGTTCCGCGAACTCCAGGACCTGGAAGCCGCCCATCCCGAACTGCGCAGCCCCCATTCGCCCACCCTGCGCATCGGTGGCGGCCTGCTGCCCGGGCTGGACAAGCGGGCGCACAGCCAGCGCATGTACGGGCTGGACAATGTGTTCAGCAGCGAAGAATGGCAGGAATTTGTGGAGCGCATGCGCCGCGCCCTGCCCGAAGCGCCCACAGCCTTCTGGTGCGACCCCAAGCTGGACGGCCTGGCGCTGGAAATCATCTACGAAAAGGGCCTCATGACCGAAGCCCTCACACGGGGCGATGGCGAAACCGGCGAAGTGGTGACGGAAGCCGTGCGCACCATCAGAAACATTCCCCTGCACCTCATGGGCAAGGGAACGCTGCCCGACCGCCTGGAAGTGCGCGGCGAAGTGGTGATCTTCAAGCAGGATTTCCTTGCCCTGAATCAGCGGCGCGAAAGCCTTGGGCAGAAAGTCTTTGCCAATCCGCGCAACGCTGCCGCCGGCACCCTGCGCCAGCTGGATACCTCCGTAACCCGTCAGGTACCGCTGCGCTTTCTGGCCTACAGCATCGGTGCCGTGGCATGGGGCGCCGCGCCCCCCTGTCACCACCACAGCGAACTCATGGCCCGGCTCACGGACTATGGCTTCAGCACGCCCCCCGGGGGCAAGCTCTGTGCGGACCCCCAGGCCGTGGAAGCCTATGTGGAAACGGTGCGCCAGGGCCGTGCCGCCTTTCCCATGGAAATTGACGGCGCCGTGGCCAAGCAGGATGATCTGGACGCGCAGGAAGCCCTGGGCTACACGGCCCGTGCCCCGCGCTTTGCCGTGGCCTTCAAGTTTCCGGCCGTGCAGGTGCGCACCATCCTGCGCGCCATTGACATCCAGGTAGGGCGCACCGGTGTGCTCACGCCGGTGGCCGTGCTTGATCCCGTGGCTGTGGGCGGTGTCATGGTTTCCCGGGCCACCCTGCACAACGAGGATGAAATCCAGGCCAAGGACCTGCGCATCGGCGATACCGTGCTGGTGCAGCGGGCAGGGGATGTCATCCCCGAAGTTGTCGGCCCCGTGCGGGAACTGCGCCCGGCGGATGCCGTGCCCTTTGTCTTTCCGCATGTCTGCCCGGCCTGTGGCGAAACGGCCCATCGTGAGGCCGGCGAGGCGGCCTGGCGCTGCGACAACCTGAGCTGCCCGGCCATCCGCCTGCGGGCCATCAGTCATTTTGTTTCCAAGGCCGGTCTGGACATTCAGGGCATCGGTCAGAAGTGGATAGAGCAGCTGGTCAGCAGCGGGCGGGTGACCTCCCCCGCAGACCTCTTCACGCTGACCGTGCCGGAATTGCTGGATTACGATCGCATGGGCGAGGTGCTGGCTCAGAAAATGGTGGATGCCTTTCAGCAGGCCCGCCAGACGGCCACACTGCCACGCCTCATCAGCGCCCTGGGCATCCGCCATGTGGGCGAACAGACGGCCCGTCAGCTGGCCCGTCACTTTGCCGACATGACGGCACTTGCCCAGGCCAGTACGGAACAGCTCATCGCCATCGAGGATATCGGGCCGGAAGTGGCGGCCTCCATCCGGGCCTTTTTTGACAGCCATGCCAATCAGGCGCTGCTGCAACGCTTTCAGGCGCTGGGCCTCTGGCCGGTGAGCAGCGCGGAGCAGGGCACACAGGGCACAGATGCCGCCGGCAGTCCCCTGGCCGGCAAAACCATCCTGTTCACGGGAACCCTCTCCATGAAACGTGACGAGGCAGCCCGCATGGCCGAAGCCTGCGGCGCCACCGTGCTGGGCGGGGTCAGCAAGAAGCTGGATTACCTGGTGGCCGGTGAAAAGGCCGGCAGCAAACTGACAAAAGCCAGAGAACTGGGGATTCCCGTTCTGGACGAGGCGGCCTTCCTGGACATGCTGCGGGGGACCAGCTCCCCAGAGGACGCAGCACGCCACTGA
- the uvrB gene encoding excinuclease ABC subunit UvrB: MCEPIFSLQSDHQPTGDQPEAIAQLVDNIRAGVPAQVLLGVTGSGKTFTMANVIARCNRPALVLAPNKTLAAQLYSEFRALFPRNAVEYFVSYYDYYQPEAYVPASDTYIEKDSAINDDIDKLRHAATHALLTRRDVIIVASVSCIYGLGSPEYYAKMVIPVEAGQRFPLDALIARLVEVHYERNDYDFHRGTFRVRGDVLEIIPAYHHERALRLEFFGDEIDALREIDPLTGEVLADVGKTVIYPASHFVSAQDNLQRACRDIRQELQERLVTFREQGKLVEAQRLEQRTQLDLEMIEELGYCNGIENYTRHMDGRKPGEPPSCLLNYFPEDYLLFVDESHITVPQVGGMFKGDRSRKETLVNYGFRLPSALDNRPLQFAEFRQLVHQAVYVSATPGKYELDEAQGIVAEQIIRPTGLVDPDVEVRPTKGQMEDLLGECRQRIASGERVLVTTLTKRMAEDLTEFCCNMGVRARYLHSDIETLERLQILRALRTGEFDVLVGINLLREGLDLPEVSLVCILDADKEGFLRSTGSLIQTFGRAARNEHGHVILYADTVTPSMRAAMNETSRRREKQLAYNAAHGIIPRRTQKSLDSPLDALYDNAEAKSRGKGRGKGKGREAPPDAMPLTAEETAERIAQLEKDMRAAARDLEFEQAAELRDRIRALRARLIALPE; this comes from the coding sequence ATGTGTGAACCCATCTTTTCTCTGCAAAGCGATCATCAGCCCACGGGGGATCAGCCGGAAGCCATTGCCCAGCTGGTGGACAATATCCGGGCAGGGGTGCCGGCCCAGGTGCTTCTGGGGGTCACGGGATCGGGCAAAACCTTCACCATGGCCAATGTCATCGCGCGCTGCAACCGTCCCGCCCTGGTGCTGGCCCCCAACAAGACGCTGGCAGCCCAGCTCTACAGCGAATTCCGGGCGCTCTTTCCGCGCAACGCCGTGGAATATTTCGTCAGCTACTATGACTATTACCAGCCGGAAGCCTATGTGCCCGCGTCCGATACCTATATCGAAAAGGATTCGGCCATCAATGACGACATCGACAAGCTGCGCCATGCCGCCACCCATGCCCTGCTGACCCGGCGCGATGTCATCATCGTGGCCTCGGTTTCCTGCATCTACGGCCTGGGATCCCCGGAATACTACGCCAAGATGGTCATTCCCGTGGAGGCGGGGCAGCGCTTTCCCCTGGATGCCCTCATTGCCCGGCTGGTAGAGGTGCATTACGAGCGCAACGATTACGACTTCCACCGCGGCACCTTCCGGGTGCGCGGCGATGTGCTGGAAATCATTCCCGCCTATCACCACGAACGCGCCCTGCGTCTGGAATTCTTCGGGGACGAGATTGATGCCCTGCGCGAAATCGACCCGCTCACCGGTGAGGTGCTGGCCGATGTGGGCAAGACCGTCATCTATCCCGCCAGCCACTTTGTGTCGGCGCAGGACAATCTGCAACGCGCCTGCCGCGACATCCGGCAGGAATTGCAGGAACGCCTCGTCACCTTCCGGGAGCAGGGCAAGCTGGTGGAAGCCCAGCGGCTGGAGCAGCGCACGCAGCTGGACCTGGAAATGATCGAGGAGCTGGGCTACTGCAACGGCATCGAAAACTATACCCGCCACATGGACGGCCGCAAACCCGGCGAGCCGCCGTCCTGCCTGCTCAACTATTTCCCGGAAGACTACCTGCTGTTTGTGGACGAATCGCACATCACCGTGCCGCAGGTGGGCGGCATGTTCAAGGGCGACCGCTCACGCAAGGAAACGCTGGTCAACTACGGTTTTCGTCTGCCGTCGGCGCTGGACAACCGCCCCCTGCAGTTTGCGGAATTTCGCCAGCTCGTGCATCAGGCCGTCTATGTCTCGGCCACCCCCGGCAAATACGAGCTGGACGAGGCTCAGGGCATCGTGGCCGAACAGATTATCCGTCCCACCGGTCTGGTGGACCCGGACGTGGAGGTGCGCCCCACCAAGGGCCAGATGGAAGACCTGCTGGGCGAATGCCGCCAGCGCATTGCCAGCGGCGAACGGGTGCTGGTCACCACCCTGACCAAGCGCATGGCCGAAGACCTGACGGAATTCTGCTGCAACATGGGGGTCAGGGCACGGTATCTGCATTCGGACATCGAAACGCTGGAACGTCTGCAAATCCTGCGTGCCCTGCGTACCGGCGAATTTGACGTGCTGGTGGGCATCAACCTGCTGCGCGAAGGACTGGACCTGCCCGAAGTCTCCCTGGTCTGCATTCTCGACGCGGACAAGGAGGGCTTCCTGCGTTCCACCGGTTCGCTCATCCAGACCTTCGGCCGGGCCGCCCGCAACGAACACGGGCATGTCATCCTGTATGCGGATACGGTGACCCCCTCCATGCGCGCCGCCATGAACGAAACCTCCCGGCGGCGGGAAAAGCAGCTTGCCTACAATGCGGCCCACGGCATCATTCCCCGCCGCACGCAAAAGAGCCTGGATTCTCCGCTGGACGCCCTGTATGACAATGCCGAAGCCAAAAGCCGCGGCAAGGGCAGAGGCAAGGGGAAGGGCAGGGAAGCGCCGCCCGATGCCATGCCCCTTACCGCCGAGGAAACCGCCGAACGCATTGCCCAGCTGGAAAAGGACATGCGCGCCGCGGCCCGTGATCTGGAATTTGAACAGGCAGCCGAACTGCGCGACCGCATTCGCGCCCTGCGTGCCCGCCTCATAGCCCTGCCGGAGTAG
- the aat gene encoding leucyl/phenylalanyl-tRNA--protein transferase: protein MRLAARRVCRARRRPVIRCGASAAPAPAHTAAAPDARPAGDPIRFFADQFPPLSRAREDGLLCQGGDLHPLRLLAAYSLGIFPWYGRDLPLLWWSPDPRCILPPEAFHLPRRSARALRRQPFRLTCDAAFPEVMRQCAAPRRRQQDTWITADMYRAYVRLHEMGYAHSIEVWCNGELAGGLYGVALGGAFFGESMFHRVSEASRAALAGLVDLLRLRGATLLDCQQESPHIMRMGGRLVPRTEFQHRLRDALAPADDPAFALHWKPWTTAYHHDGRRWQEAAHV, encoded by the coding sequence ATGAGGCTTGCCGCACGCCGTGTCTGCCGTGCCCGGCGCAGGCCCGTGATCCGGTGCGGCGCGTCTGCCGCCCCGGCGCCCGCCCACACCGCCGCGGCTCCGGACGCGCGCCCCGCCGGGGATCCCATCCGCTTTTTCGCTGACCAGTTTCCCCCCCTGTCCAGGGCACGGGAAGACGGCCTGCTCTGTCAGGGGGGCGATCTGCACCCGCTGCGTCTGCTGGCTGCCTACAGCCTGGGCATTTTCCCGTGGTACGGACGGGATCTGCCGCTGCTCTGGTGGTCGCCCGATCCACGCTGCATCCTTCCGCCGGAAGCCTTTCACCTGCCGCGGCGCAGCGCCCGTGCCTTGCGCCGGCAGCCCTTCAGACTGACCTGCGACGCGGCCTTTCCCGAGGTCATGCGGCAGTGCGCCGCCCCCAGGCGCCGCCAGCAGGACACCTGGATCACCGCCGACATGTACCGGGCCTATGTGCGTCTGCACGAAATGGGCTATGCCCATTCCATCGAGGTCTGGTGCAACGGGGAACTGGCCGGCGGACTCTACGGTGTGGCCCTGGGCGGCGCCTTTTTCGGCGAATCCATGTTTCACCGGGTCAGCGAAGCCTCGCGTGCGGCTCTGGCCGGTCTGGTGGACCTGCTGCGCCTGCGCGGCGCCACGCTGCTGGACTGCCAGCAGGAAAGCCCGCACATCATGCGCATGGGCGGCCGCCTTGTGCCCCGCACGGAATTCCAGCACAGGCTGCGGGACGCCCTGGCGCCGGCGGACGATCCCGCCTTTGCCCTGCACTGGAAACCCTGGACCACAGCCTATCATCACGACGGCCGGCGCTGGCAGGAGGCTGCCCATGTGTGA